The sequence below is a genomic window from Mycobacterium heidelbergense.
CACCGCTGGCGGCAGCCTTGGCGGCGCGACCCCGGGCCTCGCGGGAGCCGGCGGCATGGCCGCGGTGCCCATGGCCGCGGCGACAATGGGATCGTTGGGATCCTCCGGATCCTCACCGGCGGCGTCACCCACCGCGGCTTCACCAGCGAAAACCCCGGCCACTGCCACGCCGGCGGCGGAAACAACGGGAGCACAGGCCGAGGAAACGCAGGAGACGCCAACCCCAACGGCGGCCACACCGCTGTCCACGACACCGGCTTCGGCAGGACCGGCGGCGACAACGTCGCCAGCCGAACGCGCACCGGCGAGAACCCGGGGTTCGGGCGAGAGGCTGGCCCTGCCCACACCGCCGACGGGCCCCGCGGTTTCGGAAACCTCACCGGCGGATGCGTCGGAGTCCGAAGCGCAGATCAAGCAAATTTCGTAAGGGCGGACCGCCCCGGCCAGCGCGTGTTGGTTCGGGCCAACGCGGGTAACCTCGGCCCCATGACCGTGATTTCCAGCCCGCTGCGGCGTGGAGCGTACGGCCTGGTCACCGGCGGCCTGCTGGGCGTGACCGCCGCCGTGATGCTCGCGCTGCCGGCGGCCAACGCCGATCCCCCGCAACAGTGCAACACGACCGTCGGCCAAACGACGTCCCAAACCCTGCAGTCGTACCTGGACAAGCATCCCGACGTTAAGCAGGAGCTGACCGCCAAATCTCAGGCGGAAGGGGGCTCCAACAACGTGCTGGACTACCTCAACAGGCATCCCGACGTGCGGCAGCACCTGATCGACTTGGCCAACAAGTGCACGTCGTAGGCATCCACGCCTGACGCCGCCCGCCGGTGAGCGGGCGTCGTGTGCCAACGTCGCGAACGACGCGCGCGAATGTTCGCCATTGACTCAAAATGAGAACACGTTCTAGCGTCGAGTGCGTGCCCTCTCATCCCGTTTCTGACCCCCTTACCGACGCGATCGCCGAGGCCGAGAAGCTGGTGGCCGCCGCTCCACACATAGCGACCGAGGCCGACCTGCTCGAAGGACTGCAGTACCTCGCCGGTTGCATCTCGGGCTGCATCCATCTGGCCTTCGACCACGAGCGTGACCACCCGTTCCTGCAGTCGGGCACGGGGCCATTCACCAAGATGGGCCTGGACAACCCCGACACCCTCTACTTCGGCGCCCGCGTGCAGGCCGACCGCGATTACGTCGTCACCGGCAGGCGCGGCACCACCACGGACCTGAGCTTCCAGCTGCTCGGCGGTGAGTACACCGACGACAACGTGCCCGCCAGCCAGGCCGCCTTCGACGATCGCGAGCTCGAGATCGCCGCCGACGGCACCTTCGAGTGGCGGGTGCGACCGACCAGCCCCGGGCAATTGGTGATTCGCGAGGTATACGCCGACTGGGCGGCGCGGCGCGGCACGGTGACCATCTCCAGGCTGGACACCGCGGGCACCGCACCGCCGCCGCTGAGCCGCCAGACGATCGAAAAGCGTTACGCCACAGCCGGTAAGCAACTGGTGAACCGGGTAAGGACGTGGCTGCGGTTCCCCCAGTGGTTCTACCTCAACATCCCGGTCAACACCATGGTTGCGCCCAGACTGACCCCCGGCGGCCTGGCGACCCAGTACTCTTCGGTCGGGCATTTCGATCTGGGTGCCGACCAGGCCCTGGTGATTACGATCCCGGTCTCCGATGCCCCCTATCTCGGTTTTCAATTGGGCAGCATGTGGTATATCTCGCTGGACTACATCAATCACCAGACCTCGCTGAACAACACCCAGGCTCAAGCGGATCCGGACGGCAAGGTGCGCATCGTGGTGGCCGACCAGAATCCCGGAGTCACCAATTGGGTTGAAACGCTCGGCCATCGGCGTGGCTATTTGCAGTTTCGCTGGCAGCGGGTGTCTCGTGAGCTGACCGACGCCGACGGCCCCACCGTCGAGCTCGTCGACTTCGACGCGGTACCGGGCGCGCTGCCGTATTTCGAGCATAATAAGATCTCCGAGGACCAGTGGCGGGCGCGAATCGCGTTGCGCCAACAACAAATTGCGGCCAGGATGCTGGGGTGACGATGTCAGGGATGCTCAACCGAAAGGTAGTCGTCATCAGTGGCGTCGGGCCGGGGCTCGGCACCACGTTGGCGCACCGATGCGCGCGTGACGGCGCCGACCTGGTGCTGGCGGCACGCACGGTCGAACGGCTGGAGGCCGTCGCCAAGCAGATCAACGACACCGGCCATAAGGCCCTGGCGGTTCGCGCCGACATCACCGACGACGAGGAGGTGGGCTACCTCGTCGAAACCACCATGGCGGCCTACGGCAAGGTCGACGTGCTGATCAACAACGCGTTCCGGGTGCCGTCGATGAAGCCGTTGGCCGGCACGAGCTTTCAGCACATCCGCGACGCCATCGAGCTCAGCGCGCTGGGGGCGTTGCGCCTCATCCAGGCTTTCACGCCCGCGCTGGAGGAGTCGTCGGGGTCCATCGTCAACGTCAACTCCATGGTGCTGCGGCACTCGCAGGCCAAGTACGGCGCGTACAAGATGGCCAAGTCGGCCCTGCTCGCCATGTCACAGTCGCTGGCCACCGAACTCGGCGAGAAGGGGATCCGCGTCAACTCCGTTGCGCCCGGATACATCTGGGGCGATACGCTGCAGTCCTACTTCGAACACCAGGCCGGCAAGTACGGCACCACGGTGGACCAGATCTATGCGGCCACCGCGGCGAACTCCGACCTCAAGCGGCTGCCCACCGAGGACGAGGTGGCCTCGGCGATCCTCTTCCTGGCCGGCGACTTGTCCAGTGGCATCACCGGGCAGACCCTGGACGTCAACTGCGGGGAGTACCACACCTGATGCCGTCGTCGACGATGCAGAGCGAAGCGATGAGGAGGAGATGGCGAGATGGGAGGTGACCGCACCGACGTCGGCACCGTCGAAGAACTGCACGCCGCGGCGACCAAGCTGGTCGGGCTCGACGACTTCGGCGGTAACGACGACAACTACCTCGAGGCGCTGGAGACGCTGCTGAGCTCATACCGCCGGGAGGCGGGCCTCACGGTGTTGGGCAGCAAGATGAATCGGTTCTTCCTGCGCGGCGCGCTGGTGGCCCGGCTGCTGTCCGAATCCGCATGGAAGCAATACCCGCAGCACGCCGACGTCGCCATCGAACGCCCGATCTTCGTCACCGGGCTGGTGCGCACCGGCACGACGGCGCTGCACCGGCTGCTCGGCGCCGACCCCGCACACCAGGGTCTGCACATGTGGCTGGCCGAGTTCCCGCAGCCACGCCCGCCCCGCGAGACCTGGGAATCCAACCCGCTGTATCGCCAGCTCGACGCGCAATTCACCCAGCACCACCAGGAAAATCCCGGCTATACCGGCCTGCACTTCATGGCGGCATACGAGCTGGAGGAATGCTGGCAGCTGTTGCGGCAGTCGCTGCATTCGGTCTCCTACGAAACCCTGGCGCACCTACCCGGCTACTCGAAGTGGTTGTCGCAGCAGGACTGGACGCCGTCGTATCGGCGGCACCGCAGAAACCTTCAGCTGATCGGGCTCAACGACGCCGACAAGCGGTGGGTGTTGAAGAATCCCAGCCACCTCTTCGCGCTGGACGCCTTGATGGCGACCTATCCCGACGCGCTGGTGATCCAGACCCACCGTCCGGTCGAGACGATCATGGCGTCGATGTGCTCGCTGGCGCAGCACACCGCCGACGGTTGGTCGACGACGTTCGTCGGCGCCCAAATCGGCGCCGACGCAATGGAAACCTGGTCGCGCGGCTTGGAGCGGTTCAACGCCGCACGCGCCAAATACGATTCCGCTCAGTTCTACGACGTCGACTACCGCGACCTGATCGCCGACCCGATGGGCACGGTGGCCGACATCTACCGGCACTTCGGCCTGACGCTGACCGACGAGGCGCGGGTTGCCATGGAAAAGAGCCACGCCGAAAGCCAATCCGGTGAGCGCGCGCCCAAGCATACGTACTCGCTGGCCGACTACGGGCTCACCGTCGAAGCTGTCAAGGAGCGGTTCGCCGGGCTGTGATCAGTCGTCGCCCGGCATCGAATCCAGGTAGCCCTCCGCGGCCGCGTGTTCGATGCTGTCGCCCAGTTTCGGGCAGGCGCGCGCGCGTGCGGTATCCCCGCCCGACTCACGGACTTCGGTGAAGTACGCGCAACGCTGGGCCGCTTCGGTATTCCATTGCACCGCGGTGTAACCCGGTCCCAGCCTCTTGACCGCAACCGTGACGTGGCAAAACCGGCAATCCACCGGACGCAGCCCGGACGTGAGGTAGCGCTCACGATCGGCGCGCGAGGCCTCGGCGACCGCGGCGGCGCGTAGCGGGTCGTTGGCGAAATCCCTTGACTTCGACCAGGAGTCACCGCCGCCGTCGGTCCCGGTGGGTCGCTCGTCGTGATCGTGATAATCACCGTGCAGCAACAGCATCGAGCGGACCAGGCGATCGACGTCGGGCACCGCTGGTTGATCGTCGGTCATGGTCCTAGTGTTGTTCGGCGGGTACCTCGCCGCGTTCGAGATCGGATTCGAGTTCCCTTGCCTTCAGGTTCTCTTGGACCTGGGCATTCCAATACTCGTTGGCGCGCGTGGTGTCCACCTCGACCTCGAAGCGCTCCACCATTTCCGGCTTGACGTCGGCTACGTCGACATAGAACTGCTCGTACCAGCGACGCAGCTGGTAGACGGCGCCGTCCTCCTCGACCAGCAGTGGATTGTCGATTCGGGTCTTGTGGTTCCAGATCTCGACGTCCTGCAGGAAGCCCTTGCTGACGCCCTCGGTGAACACCCGCGACAGCTTGTCGGTCATCTCTTCGTCCATGCCCTTGGGCTTTTCGACGACGACACCCCACTGCAACACGAACGAGTTCTGCGTCACCGGGTAATGGCAGTTGATCAGGATCGACTCGGCCTTGTAGTCGCCGTAGCTGTTGTGCAGCCAGTTGATCATGAACGACGGCCCGAAATAGGACGCCTCCGAATCGAGGTGC
It includes:
- a CDS encoding heme-binding protein, with translation MTVISSPLRRGAYGLVTGGLLGVTAAVMLALPAANADPPQQCNTTVGQTTSQTLQSYLDKHPDVKQELTAKSQAEGGSNNVLDYLNRHPDVRQHLIDLANKCTS
- a CDS encoding sulfotransferase family protein, with translation MGGDRTDVGTVEELHAAATKLVGLDDFGGNDDNYLEALETLLSSYRREAGLTVLGSKMNRFFLRGALVARLLSESAWKQYPQHADVAIERPIFVTGLVRTGTTALHRLLGADPAHQGLHMWLAEFPQPRPPRETWESNPLYRQLDAQFTQHHQENPGYTGLHFMAAYELEECWQLLRQSLHSVSYETLAHLPGYSKWLSQQDWTPSYRRHRRNLQLIGLNDADKRWVLKNPSHLFALDALMATYPDALVIQTHRPVETIMASMCSLAQHTADGWSTTFVGAQIGADAMETWSRGLERFNAARAKYDSAQFYDVDYRDLIADPMGTVADIYRHFGLTLTDEARVAMEKSHAESQSGERAPKHTYSLADYGLTVEAVKERFAGL
- a CDS encoding SDR family oxidoreductase; the protein is MSGMLNRKVVVISGVGPGLGTTLAHRCARDGADLVLAARTVERLEAVAKQINDTGHKALAVRADITDDEEVGYLVETTMAAYGKVDVLINNAFRVPSMKPLAGTSFQHIRDAIELSALGALRLIQAFTPALEESSGSIVNVNSMVLRHSQAKYGAYKMAKSALLAMSQSLATELGEKGIRVNSVAPGYIWGDTLQSYFEHQAGKYGTTVDQIYAATAANSDLKRLPTEDEVASAILFLAGDLSSGITGQTLDVNCGEYHT